The genomic interval ACCCGTCCTCTCACAGCAGTAGTCAAAGCCCCACAACCCCTTCATTTGAGCTATCACCCCCGCCACCAGAAGAAAGCAGCAGCGCCGACAAACAGGTCCGCATAGCCGACGAAGAGCCGAATCTGGAGCTTGTCAACCGACGTCTGgcagagagaagaggaagaacaCGAAACGAAAGTAGAAGCCGCAGCAGAAGCCGCAGAGGATCACGCAGTGGAGAGCGAGTTCCACGCCAACGGTCGTCGTTACACCTCGGCGATCTGAACGTCTCCATGCCTATTTCGACAGGCTCTTATGGATTTAGACCACACTCTCCGTTTTTGACCCCACAGGGTCTCAGTGGAAGAAGTAGACCTGTCAGCAGATCTGGTAGTCCCACTCGTACACCAGCCTTTACACCGGGACATTCACGCCACGGATCGCGCGTCAACATAAAAACTGTGAACTCCACACCCAACATGAGTCGTTCTGCCTCTTCAGCCCGAATCCAGCGGATCGGATCGGACTACTTCCAGACATTATCCACGCGAATGAAGCGAATGGATCACACAACCGCCCATACTGAAGACTCGGAGCTTTTGGAGACATACGGACTGGAAGAACTACGAGAAGGATACTTTGATGCCATCTTCGAGCCGGCAAGAAAAGCGGAGGAAAACGCCAGAATGGTTGTGCTTCAAATGAGGGAGAAGGCACAGGCAGAGGCTAACCAGGTAAAGTCGCCTATTCAGCTATTCCTGGGCATGTTCGTGTCCACCTACCACGCCATTAGAACCACTCTGCTTACCAAGAATGGTATCACGGTCCTGAAGGCGTTCTTGGCCTACTTTGTGGGCTTTCTACTTTGCATTATTCACCCCACAGCGCGTTGGCTTGGTCCGCACTGCTATTTTCTGCCAATAGCCACCATCCTACACCATCCAGGACGTCGCACGGGATCACAGATCGAAATCACCGTTCAATGTATTGTTGGCCAGGCTCTTGGAATGGGTATTGGAGCTCTTGCGCTGTACGTTAGTGACTCCACTACGACGGCAAGAAAAGGACATGGTGGACTTTTGGCAGTGGCTGTCATTCCAACTATTGCCGTTGTTTCTTGGATGAGAGCCTGCTACATTCGTCTCTACCACGGGTTCCTGTCAATGGGTATTGCTTTGCTTGCCATGACAGACATTGATGTGAGTTCAGACTTCCACTGGCGAAGTGCATGGGACTTCGGTATTCCTTATTTATTTGGCATGCTCTTGCCAGTTGTGATCAACCTTTTGATCATCCCCTCGATTGGTCAAGGTGATATGGTCACTTGTATGGCTGACGCGTTGAGTTGCTGTCGAGACTGTGTGCACAAAATGATGGCCACGGAACCTGGTGTCGGTAAAGAAGCCCAAGATGCTCTCAATGCTCAGTCCATCGCTCTGTCTGACATTCACCGAAACATGTGCAACGAAATCATGTTGACCACTTTCTCCAAGGACAATGTGCGAATCGTCCGAAACCTCATCCAAACCGTCATCGGTCATATTCGAATTGTTGACTTACCCTGTGAGATCTTCAGTGTTAACGTTGCTGCCGCTAAGGAGGACGCAGAAGAGGACTACTTCAACCAGCACCCGCATCACGCTATTCCCGACATGGCTCCCAAGATTTTTGAGCTGTTCCAGGAAGGAGCACGTGATCTCGTTCTTTCTATCATGGAAGCCCTCACTTTGGCGGAAGAGttcatcaagaacatccGACATCCACCGGAGGAGATTTCTCTCAAGTTTCAGAAGGCCATGACAAATCTACAGCACAAGATGAACCACCTTGATGCCCAGTATACCAAGCTTATTGTGGACCAACAAGAGTTGAACATATCTCGACGAGCAGCTATCAACGCTCTGTTTGTTCAGCGACTGTCTCACTGTGGCCATGCTGTGTTCAATCTGCTGCGTCACTTGCATGGCATGTCCCTAGAAACACCTCACTGGCGTCTCTCGTTACCCCGATACCCCTGGAAGCGAGCCCTCACCTGGTCCAATACCCAATCTTTGCATGACCGAGGTGGAAAGACAGCTGGTCATTACTTTCGTGTCAAAGCCGAAGTTGAAGAGATCTTCCATCGAACATTCAACATGAATACTTCTCGTCATATTgtccgagaaggagagaagaACCAGAAGCAGCAAATGTGTGTCAATGCTGTTGATCATTCCGACTTTGATGCTAAGCATGGTGACATTTCGTCTGCTCGTTACAAGCTGTGGAAGATTCTTCATAGACTCCAGCGATTTGAGAGTAAGTTTGCTGTGAAGACTACTATTGCTGtgactcttctctctcttcctgGCTGGCTGGAAGGTCATGACTGGTACCAGCACTACGACGCCTTCTGGGCTCCGATCCTGGTGCTCATTTCGCTGCATCCTCGAGCTGGTGGTAACGCCCATGATCTGATTGTGCGAACTGTGGTTGCTATTATTGGTGCTGTGTTTGGTGCCCTTGCCGCTGGAATCTGGCAGGGTCACAAGGCCAGTCCATATATTATGGGTGTCTTCTGTGCTGTCTTTATGATACCTTGTCTCTACCGTTTCACAGTATCCAATCATCCTCGCTCCGGTCTCATGGGTTGCTTGTCTTTTACAATAGTCGCCTTGGGTATCTACACCGATAAACTGCAGGGACCTAAGCGATGGCGAGATGCAAACCCAGTCACGGGTACCTGGACCCGTGCTCTTGGCATTCTGATCGGTCTGTGGTCCGCCATCCTCATCTCTTGGATCTTATGGCCCTTTGTGGCTCGTACCGAGTCTCGTGTCTTCACTGCCGATATGCTGGGTCATGTTTCGCAGTGTTACCAGATTGTGGCTGATCGATACCTATACCATGATCTCGACGATGATCCTACAACGCTGGCCATTGAGCTCTCTCAGATTCGAGAGGCACGTATGAGACAGGGTTTTCAGGCTTATCGTGAGCTCATTCTGTCGACCCGCCATGAGCCTTCTCTCAGAGGTGATTTCCCTATCCAGACGTACCTGGCGCTGTTTCAATCTTGTGAGCATGTGTTCAACCGTATTGTCGAGGCGCGTATCTCATCGGTATACTTCCGAATCTATGAGTTCGACGAAACCAAGGAGACGACTGCTCACCTGCTTTCTTATCGACGAGACGCTATTGCTGCTACCATCATGGTCCTGTTCATCATTGCAGACTGCTATAGAGCTCGTAGACCAGTTCCTCGGTACCTCCCGTCCTCCAAAATGGCTCGTAAGCGACTGTTTCAGACCATTGCTTCTCTGGAGACCATTATGTTGGATGAGTCTGACAATGAGACACATGTTCAGGACCATGAGAAGGACGCCCAGAAGATGGCTTCGATTCTGGCAGGATCTCGAAAGGTTGGCGAGCAGCCTGTTTTCCAAAACCCCTTTGGAAAAACAGACGAATctggagagaaggagaagactgAGGATGACGTCTCATCTCCATTGGCTGGTCCCCTTCATGGCGACTCGGTCACTGAACGAAAGAGAAAATTCTGGACTATTATTCACGAGTCTGCTTTTGCGACTGCTTTTACAGACATTTCGGAagagctcgagaagatcgTCGGCTTTTCCAAATCTGCTTTGGGCGAGGAGACCTAAACGCTTTCAATAACCTACACGTCACCCCAAAACATATCTATCTATACATTTAATAATATTTGAATTGCATGACTTCATGACCCGTAATATATCCATTTCCCATTTTTGTTTATAATCTCTAGTTGGGTTTCTGTGTTAGATGAGTTCCATCGATTCTCGTGCTGAGTTGGTGTTGAGTTTAAGGTGGGTAAACGACGGACCTTTGGGTGGAACCAAATGGGATATATTTGTGCCCCTGTATACTCTTATGGCAAGGTAAACACGCCGGCTATGTCGTTTTGTTGATGACACGCGTCATTTCGGTGGTAGTGTGGACGATGTCAACATTGATGATACATGTGATGTGGTCACAAGTTGAGAAGAGATGCAAAGTTTTATAGTAGCACTCGCAGATCCACTTGAATCATCACACAGTCTCGTCGTATTCCCATCACCTCCAAAAACAGACCCATAGACATCTTTCAAGCCCATCATCGACATGCATGTCTCTCTACCACCTTCTCAATTACTCACAGTAGTCACATTGACGTTGAAAAGGTGGAACAGGAAAATGAGACCAATGGTCAGAAGACCAAGCGTAATTGCCAGAATGTAGAGCTGGTCGTCGGTGATCATTtcgtggtggtggtttAGTAGGACCCTTTCTGATGTTGGCTCTGACACTCTTAGAGTTCAGTCTGACGTGGGCTTTGGCGTCACGTGGAACATGCAGGCTGCATATCATCAATGGGACACCTCGATTTTTTAGCCATGGAAAGGCAGCTTCTATCCTACAAACTACCCCTATTCCGCAGAACATTTGCCATCATGTCCCGATCCATACAGGAGTCGTTCTCGCTCTTGAACCAGCGAGAAAAGGACCGACTGAAACGAGTCAGCCAAAAAGAGGGGCTCGCCAATCCAGACCGCAACAGATACAGCAATATTATACCATGGGATCACACGCGAATCAAGCTCCGCACTAGCAAGGATGGTAACAACTATATCAATGCCAACAGAGTGACCTTGGTGGCAAAAAAGAACACCAAAACCTACCACAAGACTTACATAGCCACCCAGGGACCGTTACGACAGACTGCAGGTCACTTTTGGCAGATGGTGCATGACACAACGACGGAACAGGGACAGGAGAGTGACAAGCCAACTGTGGTGATCCAGGTGACCCCCTTCGAAGACAACCACGGCGAGAGATGCTGTCAGTACTACATTTCGCGGAAGGGCCAAGTTTTCGAGgtggatggagaaggagatgtgCTTACGGTGGAAGTTAAAGATAACAGCGAAGTGGGCCCCACGAAGGTGACTGAATTTCTGGTAACAAAAGGGTCAACTGGAAAGGTTAAGAGGGTTGTTCATTATTACTATCCTAACTGGGCGGACTTTTCCGCTCCTGGAGTCAACACTGATATTGACGATATAGTCAAGTCAGCGGGTCCTATCACAGATAGCCCGCCCATCGTCCACTGTTCAGCTGGTGTCGGAAGAACAGGTACTTACATTGTGGCTGATTTTTTGACCACTTTCCAAAAAGAACTTCAGGGTGAGGATATTGTATGTAGCCTGGTTGATCAGATGAGACAACAGCGAAGCCATATGGTCCAGACTATCTctcagtacgagtatctTCACTCCCTACAGACTGAACTTCTGCATtgacatgttgtgtgtatTATAGACCCCGTACATAAATGTTATTAATATATAGACTGCATTTGAAGCTATTCGAGTTAGTACTCTAGCTgtggctctctggtgcGTCTGCAATACAAGACGAagggctcttcttcaagtGCCCTTAGTCTAATATTGGCAGCGTTCATATCTTCTCTGTGTTTTCTCAAAGCGTCTTCCAATGCAGCTAATCGGTTGGTTTGCTGGGTTTCGTCATGATTCTTTGGCACACCAGACTTGTCCATCTTCTGAAGAGGAGCATAACTATCCATGATGATACGGCCCATCTGAGCCTTGAGTTCTTTGATGTTTACTTGTTGTCGGTTTGGTGGAGGATGTCGATGAGGTGCGTCGACTGGTGCATGAACCTCATTTGAAAGATCGGGAACTCGAAATTCCGCCTGCTTCCAAGCTCTCTCGCGTCTCTTggcgtcgtcgtccttgaaGTCGACGTACACATCCTGAGACCATCCTTGTCGGTGCGGGGAACGACTCATGCGATCGGCAATGTTGACTGAAAACAAGTCTTCGTAATGGCATCTCGCAGTCTTGGGTTCTGCGTTTGATTTCTGACCAGAAACGGTTGAGGTGAAGGAGTGTGCTGTAGCGTCAGCTCTTGGAGAAGTCTTCCTTCTGCCTCGTAGCAATCTTTCATTCTCCCTCTCCAGGTCAGCAATGTCGCCCTCTAGGTCCTTCTGTTGTTTGATAATGTCTTtgatctgctgctcaagtcTGGCTGCCTCAGTGTTCGACGCCTCTAGTTTACTTTGTGCAGCTTCaatgctggagaagatctCCTGGTCAACCTCATCCGTGTTGATACCGATGATATGGGTCTTTCGCTTGGGCTTGATACGTTTTCGATAACTGAAAGAGGTGGTGTCTTGTTGGGTGTATTTTGTGTCCTCCGTATATTCCATCTGTGCTTTGACAAGCTACAATATACctgggcctcctccttAAAATATGGTGTTCTTGGACAGCCATGACACAGTGAACTAATCAGTCTTGGGCATAGTGACGAAACACCAAGGGTATTATTGATAAGTATCATGTGAACTCACTATGATGCAATGATAAGACACATGTTGTGTTCGACTGGTACCAAAACGCACTCAAGCAATCCTCTAATATCTCAGATAATACTTCTGACCTGATTGAGTTCAATTCCCTGCACCAAGGGTCCTAAGCGAGCCAATAACTCTATCTTGGACCAACTCCTTGTTCGAGGAAGATctatgtacgagtacttggTACAGTTTGTGCTcgtaccgtatgtacagtatgtacgatacatacGTACACAAAGTGCAAACCCATGTCACTCaagctacttgtactatgAAATTGTACAAATACTGCcaaaaaatatatacaagGCAAGTTTTATTGTCCATAAGTTATAATTTCATTCAACTACAACGCTAACACACTAAAGCTTTGCTTCAACCGTTTAAAGCTTGGATCGAGGAGATCGCTGAAGAGTAGCGTCTCGGACGAGCTTACCGAAGTGAGCATCGACCTTGTCGAACATGCCAAAGGTCTTGTCCTGGACCTCGGGTCGAGCACCGGACAGAGAGACAGCGATGTTGTAAACAAGGTGTTCCTGCTGGTCTGGGGTCTTTCCAAGAACCTTCCAGAGCTCAGCGGGCTGCTGGAAGTCAACACCGTCGGTGCCGACAACCCACTGGTAGGCGACGGCCTCACCAACCCACTTCTCGTGCTTCTCATGCAGGTTGATGTCCTGTCGGTACTGCAGGGGCTCGAAAGAAGAGGGGTAGTTGGGCAGAGAGCCGGAGTTGCCGTTAACAGCCATCTGACCATCTCGGTGGTAAGGAGTATGGGCATGGTAGGGACAGTTGACGGGGATCTGGGCGAAGTTGGTACCGAGTCGGTGTCGCTGAGTATCGGGATAAGAGAAGAGTCGAGACTGCAGGACGGGATCGGCCGAGGTCTCCCAGCCGGGGACGGTGTTGGAGGGAGAGAAGGCAGCCTGCTCGGTCTCAGCGAAGTAGTTCTGGACGTTCTTGTTAAGAGTGAGCTTACCGAATCGTCTGAGAGGGAACTGGTCGTGAGGCCAGACCTTGGTGAGGTCAAAGACGGACCACTTGAGCTTCTCAGCCTGCTCGGGGGTGCAGACCTGGACGTAACAAGTCCAAGAGGGGAAAGAGCCACtcttgatggagttgaagAGGTCTTCCTGGGCGTGGTCGGGGTTGGTTCCGGAGAGAGCGACAGCCTCGTCATTGGTGAGGTTCTTGATGCCCTGGTCGGTCTTCATGTGGATCTGGACGTAGTTGAAAGAGccatccttcttgatccACTTGTAGGTGTGGCCGGAGTAACCGTTCATCTGTCGGTAGTTAGCGGGAGTACCTCGGTCGGAGAAGAGGACCATGATCTGGTGGCAACACTCCTGGTTGTTGGCAATGTAGTCCCACATCATAGTGGCgtccttgaggttggtcTCGGGGTTTCGCTTCTGAGTGTGGATGAAAACGGGGAACTTGGAGGGGTCTCTGATGAAAAAGACGGGGGTGTTGTTGTAGACCCAGTCAATGTTTCCCTCGTCGGTGTAGAACTTGGTGGCGAAACCTCGGGGGTCTCGAGCAGCATCGGCGGATCCcttctctcctccaacGGTGGAGAATCGAGTGAaggtcttggtcttcttaCCGATCTTGGACAAGAAATCGGCGCAGTTGAGGTCGGTGATATCGTCAGTGACCTCGAACTCTCCGTAAGCACCGGATCCCTTAGCGTGGACAACTCGCTCGGGGATTCGCTCTCGGTCGAAGTGGGCGAGCAGGTCGATCAGGGCAAAGtcctggagcaggagagGTCCGTGCTTGCCGATTCGCTGGGAGGCGAGGGGGTCCTTGACGGGGTTACCGTTAGTGGTGGTGTAAGTGGGGACTCGTTTTCCAGACACTGAGTTAGTATGCtattggtgttgttgttgttggctTTAGGCGAGTTGTCTATCACCACTGTCGTATTATGTTGCGGTGTTCGGACTTGAGCGTCTTCCCCTCATTGATGGGGCAATATCTATAGCCCGTGAAACCACCAGATCATCCGAATCAACCCGCTGCGTCCATGGGGCTGCTTTCCCGGTATCGAATTGCCCGTCCAAACAGTCCTCCTGGGTACTCACTTTTCAATAAGGCCTTAGTTTCGTCTTGACTCGGCGTTTCGCTACCCCCacctatatatatataatcaCACGCACATGGTTTGTGGGAGCTTAAAGGGGCGTGTGAAAGTCGCAAACAAAGAGAATTACCGAAGCCACCGCATAATATAGAGTTATCGTGGGGAAATGTGTGGACTAGATTTGGGTTAAGGGCGAGATGGCGGtgtggagttgagaaaTGGTTATGGCTGTTTTGGGGCTCTAACGAGCTCAAAACTAGCTGGATTTTTCGATCGAGCACTTTTCCCCATTCAATTCTTTGATTTCCACGTAGCTACTCTCTCGGACTCGCCACTCGGTGCTTCTTTCGGCACCTACCATGCCCTCTTCATTATCACCTTAACTAAGTTCTTGTTGGGAGGGGAAAACCCGGGGTCACAGCCAATAGCCTTGCAGCGTTTGTCATGATCGACTATATCTACAGCCTGAGACAGACAGAACTACCCACGACAACCTGTTACAGCTGCAAATAAGATAATCCAGCGGTGGAGAAAGGGTCCGCGAACTCACTCGTGTCTTGTTGAAGCTGGTTTCCCCCCAATCGTTACTTCCTACAGATTCTTTGTGCCGAATGCATGAGACAGCAAGCATGTCAATGTAGACTAAGAAAAAAGCGTTTCAACGTGTTAGAGCGAGGACGGACGTCCCTTTTCTCGTCTTTGAGCCGCGGTCCAAACGTCAAAAGCCCAGAAAACAGAAAACAGCCTGAACCTTCCCCACGCGCAAtaaagtacaagtagggtGAGAGAAGGAAAGGGTAGAAATAGGTTTTCTTCTGTTTCCAGAGCCTGTAGAAGGTCTGCTGTTTGTGCCATTCCAACGCTGTGTTTTACACGCTTTGTTTCAGTGAACTTCTCCGCGGCCTTGTCTTATCTGTCTGCCAGTCGTTGAGGGCCATATCGGACATTTCCAACCGCCAAAACACACGCATATTGCCACTACTGGAAGCCCCAGCCGTGTTCTTGTGCTTGAACTCTATTACGTTCCACACTCATTTGAGATTTGTCATGGACCGTTGGTCTAGACTTGGCCATGCAGAGTTTGATCACGGGATTTTCACGGAGGTGGATTTTTGGTAAACAGAGCGAATTACCGGGGTGTCTacacagtcacgtgatatttCACTCAAAGGCTACGGCGAGTATGTGGTCGCCTTTTGGGGCCTTGGCTTGGTTTGGGAATCCGACGATCCCTATAGATCTCAGTCGACCGTCCTTCCTTGGTATTACAGCAGGTATACATGTATATACATGATTACTGAGCTGCCTAAGTGCACCAGCCTTGAAGACATGCATACAGGCCACATGACTAGACACATGGAAAATACCTTTGGGATGTGTTTTACTGCCCTCAAATTCGCCTAACCCCAAAACAGTTCGTTTGTTTTATCGCGCTCATGATGCGTAAAAAAGGTGTCTTGGGGCCATCCCCCAACAAAATCTAGAAGTCTGGCTGTCCTCAAATTGGAAGCATATTGAGTGCAGTATCAGCAAGTAGACTTCGGAGTGTAAGTACCGGTACGCGTACAGTAGAAACGGTTGTGGGGGTAACGAACAGTATTGGTTATTCGTGTCGTATATACCGAAGACTCTTATCCCCCAACATACATATATAATCGCATCAACTCTCTCTGCTTGTTATGGTAGTACTTGCACAAAGGTCGGACCCTGCATTACAGTTCACACAATGGCCATGATACACATTGAGCCCTCGTATATGACCCCCACATGCCTACAGTCTGTAAACTCTTCTTCAGAGGTGATTGAGGTGTATATTAGCTATGGCTCGGGCTCATCATCATTCTCTGTCATTATACCCCTCGACTCTGGCTATAAAATCGCCTTTCGCTCTTCTCTCCTGGTGCTAGAACGAGGAAAAGTGTTGGCCATAATAACGACATTAGTAACAGGAAAACAGTCATGTCATGGCATATCTCATGAGCCGAACAGGTGAAGACAATGTGGTTAAAAGACGA from Yarrowia lipolytica chromosome 1F, complete sequence carries:
- a CDS encoding uncharacterized protein (Compare to YALI0F30921g, weakly similar to uniprot|Q07660 Saccharomyces cerevisiae YDL231c BRE4, similar to Saccharomyces cerevisiae BRE4 (YDL231C); ancestral locus Anc_2.38), with product MQRGRQRREESEDYGAEAISNNPGLRHLTVGHAAGHSHPSSHSSSQSPTTPSFELSPPPPEESSSADKQVRIADEEPNLELVNRRLAERRGRTRNESRSRSRSRRGSRSGERVPRQRSSLHLGDLNVSMPISTGSYGFRPHSPFLTPQGLSGRSRPVSRSGSPTRTPAFTPGHSRHGSRVNIKTVNSTPNMSRSASSARIQRIGSDYFQTLSTRMKRMDHTTAHTEDSELLETYGLEELREGYFDAIFEPARKAEENARMVVLQMREKAQAEANQVKSPIQLFLGMFVSTYHAIRTTLLTKNGITVLKAFLAYFVGFLLCIIHPTARWLGPHCYFLPIATILHHPGRRTGSQIEITVQCIVGQALGMGIGALALYVSDSTTTARKGHGGLLAVAVIPTIAVVSWMRACYIRLYHGFLSMGIALLAMTDIDVSSDFHWRSAWDFGIPYLFGMLLPVVINLLIIPSIGQGDMVTCMADALSCCRDCVHKMMATEPGVGKEAQDALNAQSIALSDIHRNMCNEIMLTTFSKDNVRIVRNLIQTVIGHIRIVDLPCEIFSVNVAAAKEDAEEDYFNQHPHHAIPDMAPKIFELFQEGARDLVLSIMEALTLAEEFIKNIRHPPEEISLKFQKAMTNLQHKMNHLDAQYTKLIVDQQELNISRRAAINALFVQRLSHCGHAVFNLLRHLHGMSLETPHWRLSLPRYPWKRALTWSNTQSLHDRGGKTAGHYFRVKAEVEEIFHRTFNMNTSRHIVREGEKNQKQQMCVNAVDHSDFDAKHGDISSARYKLWKILHRLQRFESKFAVKTTIAVTLLSLPGWLEGHDWYQHYDAFWAPILVLISLHPRAGGNAHDLIVRTVVAIIGAVFGALAAGIWQGHKASPYIMGVFCAVFMIPCLYRFTVSNHPRSGLMGCLSFTIVALGIYTDKLQGPKRWRDANPVTGTWTRALGILIGLWSAILISWILWPFVARTESRVFTADMLGHVSQCYQIVADRYLYHDLDDDPTTLAIELSQIREARMRQGFQAYRELILSTRHEPSLRGDFPIQTYLALFQSCEHVFNRIVEARISSVYFRIYEFDETKETTAHLLSYRRDAIAATIMVLFIIADCYRARRPVPRYLPSSKMARKRLFQTIASLETIMLDESDNETHVQDHEKDAQKMASILAGSRKVGEQPVFQNPFGKTDESGEKEKTEDDVSSPLAGPLHGDSVTERKRKFWTIIHESAFATAFTDISEELEKIVGFSKSALGEET
- a CDS encoding uncharacterized protein (Compare to YALI0F30943g, weakly similar to uniprot|P25044 Saccharomyces cerevisiae YDL230w PTP1 protein tyrosine phosphatase, similar to Saccharomyces cerevisiae PTP1 (YDL230W); ancestral locus Anc_2.39) → MGHLDFLAMERQLLSYKLPLFRRTFAIMSRSIQESFSLLNQREKDRLKRVSQKEGLANPDRNRYSNIIPWDHTRIKLRTSKDGNNYINANRVTLVAKKNTKTYHKTYIATQGPLRQTAGHFWQMVHDTTTEQGQESDKPTVVIQVTPFEDNHGERCCQYYISRKGQVFEVDGEGDVLTVEVKDNSEVGPTKVTEFLVTKGSTGKVKRVVHYYYPNWADFSAPGVNTDIDDIVKSAGPITDSPPIVHCSAGVGRTGTYIVADFLTTFQKELQGEDIVCSLVDQMRQQRSHMVQTISQYEYLHSLQTELLH
- a CDS encoding uncharacterized protein (Compare to YALI0F30965g, no similarity), which produces MEYTEDTKYTQQDTTSFSYRKRIKPKRKTHIIGINTDEVDQEIFSSIEAAQSKLEASNTEAARLEQQIKDIIKQQKDLEGDIADLERENERLLRGRRKTSPRADATAHSFTSTVSGQKSNAEPKTARCHYEDLFSVNIADRMSRSPHRQGWSQDVYVDFKDDDAKRRERAWKQAEFRVPDLSNEVHAPVDAPHRHPPPNRQQVNIKELKAQMGRIIMDSYAPLQKMDKSGVPKNHDETQQTNRLAALEDALRKHREDMNAANIRLRALEEEPFVLYCRRTREPQLEY
- a CDS encoding uncharacterized protein (Truncated form of YALI0F30987g, similar to uniprot|Q9HDP7 Emericella nidulans Catalase), with protein sequence MMWDYIANNQECCHQIMVLFSDRGTPANYRQMNGYSGHTYKWIKKDGSFNYVQIHMKTDQGIKNLTNDEAVALSGTNPDHAQEDLFNSIKSGSFPSWTCYVQVCTPEQAEKLKWSVFDLTKVWPHDQFPLRRFGKLTLNKNVQNYFAETEQAAFSPSNTVPGWETSADPVLQSRLFSYPDTQRHRLGTNFAQIPVNCPYHAHTPYHRDGQMAVNGNSGSLPNYPSSFEPLQYRQDINLHEKHEKWVGEAVAYQWVVGTDGVDFQQPAELWKVLGKTPDQQEHLVYNIAVSLSGARPEVQDKTFGMFDKVDAHFGKLVRDATLQRSPRSKL